The stretch of DNA AATTACAAACGGAATCCCAAATTCATAACATACTTGAGCCACTGCAGCACCTTCCATTTCAACACATAAAGTTTCTGGTAATAATTCTAACAAATGATCTTTTTGGGTTTGATCTCTAAAAAACTGATCTCCTGAAGCAATTAATCCAATATGTAAGGATGGTTGATGAATATGAAATTGTTCTAAGTCGTCACTCGATATGACATGATGCAAATAGTTTTGATCAAAAATATGTTGGATACTCTCATTGGCTTGTTGAATAAGATCGTTAGCACTTTTAAAATGTGATTTGCCAATCAAAGGGATTTCAAAAGTGGGGAATAATGGATAAGCATCCATATCATGTTGCACTAATTCTGATCCAATTACAATATCCCCAATCTTAAGATGATTTGAGATTCCTCCAGCAACACCCGTAAAAATTAATTCAGTGATATTAAATTTTAAAATTAACGTTGAAACGGTTGCTGATGCAGCAACTTTTCCGATACGTGAATAAACGACCACCACTTGCTGATCGTTAATTGTACCTTTATAATACGTTCGTTTTCCGATTCGATATTCTTCTTTGTCTTTTAATAATTCAATTACCCCTGTGATTTCTTCCGGTAAAGCGCCCATTATACCAATAATACGCTGCGTCATATGATTGTTATTTTCTGTATTTATAAATTGTGCAATAAATCTCGTACATTAAGATGAACGGAAGACATAAAATGATTAATAGAGTATTAAGGATATGTTTTATTGCTTTCATCGAGTAAAGGTAGAGATTAATCAGGAATTGATAAAAATCAATAGTTAATATCGTCTTTGTTGATGTATATTCGTATGAGTTTATAATCGATATGAAAAAAATTGCAATAGTATTAGGAGTAATTGGAGTAACCATGTTTAGTTGTTTTGAAAATAAAACAGAGCAAATGGTGGATTCCGCAGTAGAAGAAATTGAAGTGTCTCAAGAAGAACCATCGGATATTGTAGAAGGTGTTGTAAAAAACTCTACAGTTCAATGGACAGGATTTAAAACAAGTGAAAAAGTTGCCGTGTCTGGAACATTTGATGCAGTACAAGTAACGGATACAAAGGAAGGAAAAACTCCAGAAGAAGTTCTACAAGGTGCTAAAGTCCGTGTGGTTGTTTCATCCATTAATTCAGGCTTAGAAGATCGTGACGGGAAACTAAAAATGATCTTTTTTGGAGCAATGGAAAACACATCAGATATTTATGGTGTAATTAATTTTAAAGGAGGTAAAACCTACATTACTTTTACCTTAAACAATGTATCAAAAGAATACGAAGTAACATCAAAATTTGAAAATAACATCTTTACAATAAATACAACGGTTGATTTAGTTGATTTCAATGCTAATCCAGCAGTAGAAGCTTTAAACAAAGCGTGCGGTGATTTACATAAAGGTGCGGATGGAATCTCTAAAACATGGACTGAAGTTGAAATCCAAGGTCAAATTGAATTTACAGAAGATTTCGGTAAATAATTGAATTTATGATAAAAAATAAAAAGCTGTAAGATTTTCTTACAGCTTTTTTGTGCTTTCAAATTTAATTAA from Faecalibacter sp. LW9 encodes:
- a CDS encoding YceI family protein, with translation MKKIAIVLGVIGVTMFSCFENKTEQMVDSAVEEIEVSQEEPSDIVEGVVKNSTVQWTGFKTSEKVAVSGTFDAVQVTDTKEGKTPEEVLQGAKVRVVVSSINSGLEDRDGKLKMIFFGAMENTSDIYGVINFKGGKTYITFTLNNVSKEYEVTSKFENNIFTINTTVDLVDFNANPAVEALNKACGDLHKGADGISKTWTEVEIQGQIEFTEDFGK
- a CDS encoding 5'-methylthioadenosine/adenosylhomocysteine nucleosidase — protein: MTQRIIGIMGALPEEITGVIELLKDKEEYRIGKRTYYKGTINDQQVVVVYSRIGKVAASATVSTLILKFNITELIFTGVAGGISNHLKIGDIVIGSELVQHDMDAYPLFPTFEIPLIGKSHFKSANDLIQQANESIQHIFDQNYLHHVISSDDLEQFHIHQPSLHIGLIASGDQFFRDQTQKDHLLELLPETLCVEMEGAAVAQVCYEFGIPFVIIRTISDEADQHSTIDFTRFTEKISNIYSIEIIKHIIK